GCCGAGAAACTCAACGGTCGGGCCGGCGATCGACTTCAGATAAGATAATTGTTCTCCCTCGCCGATGACGACCAGCTTCCGGCCAGCCTCGGTGCAGGCGCGCACCGCGATATCCGGCCGCTTGTAGGTGGTCAGCTGTCCCGCATAAAGGTAAAATTCGCCTTTCCCCTTCCCCACCGCAAAATCGTCGGTCGCAACGGGCGGATGAATGACGACGGAGTCCCGGTCGTAGAAGCGGCGGATGCGGCTTGCGACATAATCGGAGTTGGCGACGAACACATCGACGCGCGAGGACGTCGTCACGTCCCAGGCGCGCAGCATCGGCGCGGTAATCGACATTAAGGCGCGTCCCAGCCAGGGAAGGCCATGGCGATAGACATGGAACTGATCCCAGATATAGCGCATCGGCGAATGGCAGTAACAGACATGGAGAGCGTCGGCGCGCGTGATGATGCCTTTGGCGGGCCCGGATTCGCTCGACAGGACCAGGTCGTAATCCTGCAGATCGAACTGCTCGAGCGCGAAGGGCATCAGCGGCAGCATCTTGGTATAATGCCGCTGCGCGCCAGGGATCTTCTGCAGGAAAGAGGTGCGGATGTTCCGCGTCTTCAGAAAATCGCTGATGCGATCCCGGTTACAGACGAGGGTGAAGATATCGGCCTGCGGAAACATGCGGCACAGCTCTTCAAGGACCTTTTCGCCGCCGCGCATCGAAACGAGCCAGTAATGCACGATGGCGACCCGAAGTTGCCCGGTTTCGCTTGTGCTTCCGCCCTCGGTGACGCGCCTTTTCGCCATGACAGGCGCATCGGTAAGAAAAGCCCTCGCGTCGGGAAGAGAGGTTGTTGCTTTAAGGGTCAACTCAATACTCCTTGTATCGCCACACCGTCTGTCAGCTCGGAAACCGTATTCGTCGAAATCAGGCTATGGTATTCGGCAAGAAGCGCATCGCGCCATTCCTCGTGTGTCGAGGCGAGATCCGGCGACAGCCGGAAAGCCCGCTCGCTCATGGCGCGGACCTCTTGCTTGGGCATTTGGCTAAATCTCGCCAGAGTGTCGGCAAAGGCGCTTTGATCGGCCGTATCGCAGGCAAGTGCCATGCCGGCTCTTTCCATTTCCTCGGCGAGAAAGGCGCTGCGCGACATGATCACGGGCAGACCGCTCCTGGCCGCTTCGATAGCGACGAGACCGAACGGCTCGGGATAACGCGAGGGCATCAACAGCGCACGCGCCTTGCGGATGGTCGGGCCGATCTCCGCATGCGACTGCCAGCCGACGGCCCTGACGTGATTTCCTGACGCGGCGACCAGCGGCATCAGTGGCCCGTCCCCGATCACGCAAAGCCGGACGCCGGCTCTGCGCGTGGCGGCTAGGGCGTCCTCCACGCCTTTCTCCTCGTCCAACCGTCCGATGAACACGAACTCGTCGTTGGCCTCTGCCACAATCCGTTTGATGGAAAGTGGAGCGACGGGATTGCGGATCGTCGTCAGCCTTTCGGGCCGATAGCCGGCGCCGACGAGAAAGCTCGCCATCTTCTCGTGCAGCAGAATTATCCGGCCGAAATTGGCCTGATCCTTCAAGAGCCGGAGGATATTCGAGCCGCGGGCGACACGCCACAATTTGTGCGAATAGCTTCTCTTGTCGCAAGCCGTCGCAATGCAGCCTCCGCCGAGCGGGCGTCGCAGGCAGATCTCCTGCGCCTGATAGTCGAAGAAGGCGCCGTTCGGGCAAGCCGTGAAGAAATCATGCGCGTGAACCACGCATCGTCTGGCGACCGGCACCAACGCCCTGAAAATCGCGGGGGACAGAATCTGGTGCCAGCCATGCACATGGTAGATGGTGTTGGCGGTATCGTTTGCAGCAATCCAGTTCGCGACCATGCGGACGGCGGCGCCATTGTGAATGCCGGTCACGAACGCCTTCGCACGCTCGGCACTGAGCAGGTCGCGGCTTTTCAGTCCGACCATCGAGACTCCGAGCGCGGCAAGCTCCGCATTGGCGGCGTTATCTCCGCAAATATAGGTCACCGGAATGCCGAGCCCGCGAAAAAGCTTGGCAGACAGCACCGCCAGGCCTGTCGCCCCGCCTCTGGCCACCGAGTAGTCGTCGATAATGACCAGGCGATCGATCTTTGTCGTGCCAGGGCCGAGAAACCGGCCGACGCGTGCGGTGGATCGGCTGGCCTCGGAAGGCGACAAGCGCATCATTTCACCGAAACCGCACCGTTGGCACAGGCTTCCAGCGCCTTTCGGTTAAGAATACGGATCTTGCCCTGCCCCCCGTCGATGATCTTGCCTTCACGCAGGCGCCGCAGGCATTGATTGACCTTCTCGCGGGACGCCGGCAGCGTCGCGGCCAGATCATTTTGCGAAATGATCAGTTCGTCCCCGCTGTTTGCCGCATCTTTTCCATAAACGGCGGAGAGCCGCAGCAGTGTGCTGGCCAGCCTCGACTGCAGGCTCGACGCCGCATTCGCAATGATCCGGAGTTCGAGCTCCGAAATACGCGCCAGCGCCCTGGAGAAGACCTTTTCGCGAAAGCTAGGATCGCTGGCATACATGTCGCGCAGCAGGCGGCCTTCGAAGAAGTGCAACTCGCAGTTGGAACCGGCTCGGTATTCTAGGCTCAACGTCTGTCTGCGCAAAACCTCGAGTTCGCCGATCAGGCCCGATTTTGGGATGATCTCAACGATAAATTCTCTGCCGTCGGGCAACATCGTGCTTGCGCTGACCACTCCCGAATGTACGCGAGCGAACATATCGATCAGGACGCCGGCCCCGGCGATGACCTCGCCGCGCCGGAAACGCCGAACGCTCGACCGGCACGAAAGGAATTCGTCGTCGAGCACTATGCGGCTGCCGAGATGAATGCCGCCACTAGCCGATATCGCCGCCTTGCCGACCCCGGCCCTGCGATCTGATGCGTGAGTCACCCCGTCCATGCGCATACTCCAGTACTCGAATAACGATAGGCAATGCTGCACCGCATCATTTATATTACCTTAATACCCAAGTCAAATAACATCCCCGATAGACAGCGTAAAGATTAAGACTACATTTGGGTGAAAAACAAAAATACACCATCATCGACAATCGAAAACTCGGCGTAACCGAAGAACGATTGTATGATTGGAAAGAGGTGCTCATTAAAAAGTCTTTCTAGTTAAAAAAAAGTCATAATCGAAAAGGTGATATCAAAAATATAATTGAATTTCAGTGAATTAATCACCTTTAAGTATGTTAGATTGCTCTTTAGAATGAAAATAATTCGCCCAAAGGTACAATCGGAGTTCTCTTCTGCCGTCTAGTAGCATAAAGAATTTATT
This Rhizobium sp. NZLR1 DNA region includes the following protein-coding sequences:
- a CDS encoding glycosyltransferase family 4 protein, with amino-acid sequence MTLKATTSLPDARAFLTDAPVMAKRRVTEGGSTSETGQLRVAIVHYWLVSMRGGEKVLEELCRMFPQADIFTLVCNRDRISDFLKTRNIRTSFLQKIPGAQRHYTKMLPLMPFALEQFDLQDYDLVLSSESGPAKGIITRADALHVCYCHSPMRYIWDQFHVYRHGLPWLGRALMSITAPMLRAWDVTTSSRVDVFVANSDYVASRIRRFYDRDSVVIHPPVATDDFAVGKGKGEFYLYAGQLTTYKRPDIAVRACTEAGRKLVVIGEGEQLSYLKSIAGPTVEFLGHQPFNVLRDHLSRCRALLFPGTEDFGILPVEAMASGRPVLAFDAGGARETVSAPQVGFRFAQQTTEALLETMAAFEAVEDDIDPHAIRAHSLKFSAAVFRDRLSSLIERQLSSHGDGSADVFRRRHG
- a CDS encoding Crp/Fnr family transcriptional regulator, whose translation is MDGVTHASDRRAGVGKAAISASGGIHLGSRIVLDDEFLSCRSSVRRFRRGEVIAGAGVLIDMFARVHSGVVSASTMLPDGREFIVEIIPKSGLIGELEVLRRQTLSLEYRAGSNCELHFFEGRLLRDMYASDPSFREKVFSRALARISELELRIIANAASSLQSRLASTLLRLSAVYGKDAANSGDELIISQNDLAATLPASREKVNQCLRRLREGKIIDGGQGKIRILNRKALEACANGAVSVK
- a CDS encoding glycosyltransferase family 4 protein, with amino-acid sequence MRLSPSEASRSTARVGRFLGPGTTKIDRLVIIDDYSVARGGATGLAVLSAKLFRGLGIPVTYICGDNAANAELAALGVSMVGLKSRDLLSAERAKAFVTGIHNGAAVRMVANWIAANDTANTIYHVHGWHQILSPAIFRALVPVARRCVVHAHDFFTACPNGAFFDYQAQEICLRRPLGGGCIATACDKRSYSHKLWRVARGSNILRLLKDQANFGRIILLHEKMASFLVGAGYRPERLTTIRNPVAPLSIKRIVAEANDEFVFIGRLDEEKGVEDALAATRRAGVRLCVIGDGPLMPLVAASGNHVRAVGWQSHAEIGPTIRKARALLMPSRYPEPFGLVAIEAARSGLPVIMSRSAFLAEEMERAGMALACDTADQSAFADTLARFSQMPKQEVRAMSERAFRLSPDLASTHEEWRDALLAEYHSLISTNTVSELTDGVAIQGVLS